The Burkholderia pyrrocinia genome includes a region encoding these proteins:
- a CDS encoding class I SAM-dependent methyltransferase produces MIRPNMWRVSALFVREWVGRPAAVGALCPSSRHLAREMADAVPDGDGLVVELGGGTGAITAALLERGVAPRRLVVVERSPAFVRHLRIRFPGISIVSGDARQLERLLPPDARVDAIVSCLPLRTLPRQDVTAIIDQCHRVLSADGVMIQFTYDLRSPRRHPLGDSAFVACGSRIVWANIPPARIVTVRSATVEHVD; encoded by the coding sequence ATGATCAGGCCGAACATGTGGCGTGTCTCGGCACTGTTCGTGCGCGAGTGGGTCGGCCGTCCGGCCGCGGTGGGCGCGTTGTGCCCCAGTTCGCGGCATCTGGCGCGCGAGATGGCCGACGCGGTGCCGGACGGCGACGGGCTGGTCGTCGAACTCGGCGGCGGCACCGGCGCGATCACCGCGGCGTTGCTCGAACGCGGCGTCGCGCCACGGCGCCTCGTGGTGGTCGAGCGTTCGCCGGCGTTCGTGCGGCACCTGCGCATACGCTTTCCGGGCATCTCGATCGTGTCGGGCGACGCGCGGCAGCTCGAGCGGCTGCTGCCGCCCGACGCGCGGGTCGATGCGATCGTGTCGTGCCTGCCGCTGCGCACGCTGCCGCGCCAGGACGTGACGGCCATCATCGATCAATGTCATCGCGTGCTGTCGGCAGACGGCGTGATGATTCAATTTACATACGACTTGCGTTCGCCCCGCCGTCATCCGCTGGGCGATTCGGCATTTGTTGCCTGCGGCAGTCGTATCGTCTGGGCAAATATTCCGCCTGCGCGAATCGTGACCGTGCGCAGCGCCACCGTCGAACACGTCGATTGA
- a CDS encoding aldo/keto reductase, giving the protein MQTRVLGKSGLEVSAIGLGCMGLSYGYGPAVDKATGIALIRAAFERGVTFFDTAEAYGPFVNEELVGEAVAPFRDQVVIATKFGFENGEPMKGVDSRPARIREVADAALKRLKVDRIDLFYQHRVDPDVPIEDVAGTVKDLIREGKVAHFGLSEAGEQTIRRAHAVQPVAALQSEYSLWWREPEVRILPTLEELGIGFVPFSPLGKGFLTGAIDASTTFDKTDFRNVVPRFSEENRKANAGLVDLLGRIAADKGATRAQIALAWLLARQPWIVPIPGTTKLHRLDENVGAAAVVLTADDLAAIETALEQVRIVGERYPAHFQQRIDR; this is encoded by the coding sequence ATGCAAACGCGCGTGCTAGGAAAGAGCGGCCTCGAAGTCTCGGCAATCGGGCTCGGCTGCATGGGATTGAGTTACGGCTATGGCCCGGCCGTCGACAAGGCGACCGGCATCGCGCTGATACGCGCCGCGTTCGAGCGCGGCGTGACGTTCTTCGACACGGCGGAAGCCTACGGCCCGTTCGTCAACGAGGAACTGGTCGGCGAGGCGGTTGCGCCGTTTCGCGATCAGGTCGTGATTGCCACCAAGTTCGGTTTCGAGAACGGCGAGCCGATGAAGGGCGTCGACAGCCGGCCGGCGCGGATCCGGGAAGTGGCCGATGCGGCGCTGAAGCGGCTGAAGGTCGACCGCATCGACCTGTTCTACCAGCATCGCGTCGATCCGGACGTGCCGATCGAGGACGTGGCCGGTACGGTCAAGGATCTGATCCGCGAGGGCAAGGTTGCGCACTTCGGGCTGTCGGAAGCCGGTGAGCAGACGATTCGCCGCGCGCACGCGGTGCAACCGGTGGCCGCGCTGCAAAGCGAGTATTCGCTGTGGTGGCGCGAGCCGGAGGTGCGGATCCTGCCGACGCTCGAGGAACTCGGCATCGGCTTCGTGCCGTTCAGCCCGCTCGGGAAAGGTTTCCTGACCGGCGCGATCGATGCGAGCACGACGTTCGACAAGACGGACTTCCGTAATGTCGTACCGCGCTTCTCGGAGGAAAACCGCAAGGCCAATGCGGGCCTGGTCGATCTGCTCGGCCGGATCGCGGCCGACAAAGGCGCGACGCGCGCGCAGATCGCGCTTGCATGGCTGCTGGCCCGCCAGCCGTGGATCGTGCCGATTCCGGGCACGACGAAGCTGCATCGGCTCGACGAGAACGTGGGCGCGGCCGCCGTCGTGCTGACGGCCGACGATCTCGCCGCGATCGAGACGGCGCTGGAGCAGGTCAGGATCGTTGGCGAGCGTTATCCCGCGCACTTCCAGCAGCGCATCGATCGTTGA
- a CDS encoding acyltransferase family protein gives MSAGPRNARIDLLRGVSILLVLLHHFNIAYPLRDTALARVLGWNTIHAIVRNGNYGVTMFFAISGYLITSNARRRWGSLGALDVRAFYVSRVARIVPCLLLLLALVNGLAAAGVPIFANHAPQGIAVSFWRVNLASLTFWMNVLIGAAGWVNYALGVLWSLSVEEVFYLSFPLLCIVLRRDTRLFAFWLLVAAIGPVYRFTHPGDEGGFLYAYFACFDGIAIGCCTALLAERARWQVLAAAPVQWLAAAAMTVLYLAWPIAESHVIGVSAMALGTAVLLIGAHAERERAHGRMLAPLRWSGRLSYELYLFHLIVLGALRTFWPPSATHGDGKLALLVAYLMLSAGLSAIIARGYATPLDRAIKRVASRPAARVPDGARF, from the coding sequence ATGAGCGCCGGGCCGCGCAATGCGCGGATCGACCTGCTGCGCGGCGTGTCGATCCTGCTCGTCCTGCTGCATCACTTCAACATCGCGTATCCGCTGCGCGACACGGCGCTCGCGCGCGTGCTCGGCTGGAACACGATCCATGCGATCGTGCGCAACGGCAACTATGGCGTGACGATGTTCTTCGCGATCTCGGGCTACCTGATCACGTCGAATGCGCGCCGGCGCTGGGGCAGCCTCGGCGCGCTCGACGTGCGCGCGTTCTATGTGTCGCGCGTCGCGCGGATCGTCCCGTGCCTGCTCCTGCTGCTCGCGCTCGTCAACGGCCTCGCGGCGGCCGGCGTGCCGATCTTCGCGAACCATGCGCCGCAGGGCATCGCCGTGTCGTTCTGGCGCGTGAATCTCGCGTCGCTCACGTTCTGGATGAACGTGCTGATCGGCGCAGCCGGATGGGTCAACTACGCGCTCGGCGTGCTGTGGTCGCTGTCGGTCGAAGAGGTGTTCTACCTGTCGTTTCCGCTGCTGTGCATCGTCCTGCGCCGCGACACGCGGCTGTTCGCGTTCTGGCTGCTGGTCGCCGCGATCGGTCCCGTGTACCGCTTCACGCATCCGGGCGACGAAGGCGGTTTTCTCTACGCGTACTTCGCGTGCTTCGACGGCATCGCGATCGGGTGCTGCACCGCGTTGCTCGCCGAACGCGCACGCTGGCAGGTGCTCGCGGCAGCGCCGGTGCAATGGCTCGCAGCAGCGGCGATGACGGTGCTCTACCTCGCGTGGCCGATCGCCGAGAGCCATGTCATCGGCGTATCCGCGATGGCGCTCGGCACGGCCGTGCTGCTGATCGGCGCACATGCCGAACGCGAACGCGCGCACGGCCGCATGCTCGCGCCGCTGCGCTGGAGCGGCCGGCTCAGCTACGAGCTGTATCTGTTCCACCTGATCGTGCTCGGCGCGCTGCGCACGTTCTGGCCACCGTCTGCCACGCATGGTGACGGCAAGCTGGCATTGCTCGTCGCGTATCTGATGCTGTCGGCCGGCTTGAGCGCGATCATCGCGCGCGGCTATGCGACACCGCTCGACCGCGCCATCAAGCGGGTTGCGTCGCGGCCTGCGGCGCGCGTGCCGGACGGCGCGCGCTTCTAG
- the poxB gene encoding ubiquinone-dependent pyruvate dehydrogenase — protein MARQTMAEYLAKTLAAAGVERIWGVTGDSLNGLSFSLGQIGSIRWMHTRHEESAAFAAGADAASTGRLAVCAGSCGPGNLHLINGLYDCHRNHQPVLAIAAHIPSTEIGLGYFQETHPQELFRECSHFAELVTNASQFPRVLARAMRTAIDERGVAVIVLPGDIALGDGPEEAPAWSESSPPSILPADADLDRLAALLNGSDAVTLLCGSGTQGAHDEVVALADTLGAPVVHALRGKQFVEWDNPFDVGMTGLIGFSSGYHAMESCDTLLMLGTDFPYRPFYPSNAKVAQIDWKGSQLGHRAPLALGLVGTVKETIAALLPRLTRKTQRRFLENALKHYAAARKGLDDLAVAEPPGRAIHPQYLTKIVDEVAADDAIFTADVGTPTLWAARYLTMNGKRQLHGSFNHGSMANAMPQALGAQGAHAGRQVVSLSGDGGLSMLLGDLLSARQLNLPIKIVVYNNSLLGFVSMELKAAGYLDTNVDLSPTDFAAIAKGAGIFSVRVEHSENVEHALSMAFEHDGPAVVDVVTSKYELAMPPKIEIAHAKGFSLFMLRAILSGRGDEIVELARTNLR, from the coding sequence ATGGCAAGACAGACGATGGCGGAATACCTGGCGAAGACGCTGGCTGCGGCGGGCGTCGAGCGCATCTGGGGCGTGACGGGCGACAGCCTGAACGGCCTGTCGTTCAGCCTGGGCCAGATCGGCTCGATCCGGTGGATGCATACGCGCCACGAGGAAAGCGCGGCGTTCGCGGCCGGCGCGGATGCGGCGTCGACCGGGCGGCTCGCGGTGTGCGCGGGCAGTTGCGGCCCCGGCAACCTGCACCTGATCAACGGGCTGTACGACTGTCACCGCAATCACCAGCCGGTGCTTGCGATCGCCGCGCACATCCCGTCGACCGAGATCGGCCTCGGCTACTTCCAGGAAACCCACCCGCAGGAACTGTTCCGCGAGTGCAGCCACTTCGCGGAGCTGGTGACGAACGCGTCGCAGTTCCCGCGCGTGCTCGCGCGCGCGATGCGCACGGCGATCGACGAGCGCGGCGTCGCGGTGATCGTGCTGCCGGGCGACATCGCGCTCGGCGACGGCCCGGAAGAAGCGCCGGCGTGGAGCGAATCGTCCCCGCCGTCGATCCTGCCGGCCGATGCCGACCTCGACCGGCTCGCGGCGCTGCTCAACGGGTCCGACGCGGTCACGCTGCTGTGCGGCAGCGGCACGCAGGGCGCGCACGACGAAGTGGTCGCGCTGGCCGATACGCTCGGCGCGCCGGTCGTGCATGCGCTGCGCGGCAAGCAGTTCGTCGAATGGGACAACCCGTTCGACGTCGGGATGACGGGGCTGATCGGCTTCAGCTCGGGCTATCACGCGATGGAATCGTGCGACACGCTGCTGATGCTCGGCACGGATTTTCCGTACCGGCCGTTCTATCCGTCGAACGCGAAGGTCGCGCAAATCGACTGGAAGGGCTCGCAGCTCGGGCATCGCGCGCCGCTCGCGCTGGGCCTCGTCGGCACCGTGAAGGAAACGATCGCGGCGCTGCTGCCGCGCCTCACGCGCAAGACCCAGCGGCGCTTTCTGGAGAATGCGCTGAAGCACTACGCGGCCGCGCGCAAGGGGCTCGACGATCTCGCGGTGGCCGAGCCGCCGGGCCGTGCCATCCATCCGCAATACCTGACGAAGATCGTCGACGAAGTCGCGGCCGACGATGCGATTTTCACGGCCGACGTCGGCACGCCGACGCTGTGGGCTGCGCGCTACCTGACGATGAACGGCAAGCGGCAACTGCACGGCTCGTTCAACCACGGCTCGATGGCGAACGCGATGCCGCAGGCGCTCGGCGCGCAGGGCGCGCATGCGGGGCGGCAGGTGGTGTCGCTGTCCGGCGACGGCGGGCTGTCGATGCTGCTCGGCGATCTGCTGAGCGCGCGCCAGCTCAACCTGCCGATCAAGATCGTCGTGTACAACAACAGCCTGCTCGGCTTCGTGTCGATGGAGCTGAAGGCGGCCGGCTATCTCGACACGAACGTCGACCTGAGCCCGACCGACTTCGCGGCGATCGCGAAGGGCGCGGGCATCTTCAGCGTGCGCGTCGAACATTCGGAGAACGTCGAGCACGCGTTGAGCATGGCGTTCGAGCATGACGGGCCGGCCGTCGTCGACGTCGTCACGTCGAAATACGAGCTCGCGATGCCGCCGAAGATCGAGATCGCGCATGCGAAGGGCTTCAGCCTGTTCATGCTGCGCGCGATCCTCAGCGGGCGCGGCGACGAGATTGTCGAGCTCGCGAGAACCAACCTGAGGTGA
- a CDS encoding Lrp/AsnC family transcriptional regulator, translating to MSTSPKRLDRIDIGILNQLQQNARITNAELARAVNLSSTPCFNRVRALEKLGLFRQQVTLLDPEPLGLRINVFIQVSLEKQVEDALRRFEEAISQRPEVMECYLMSGDADYLLRVVMPDMRTLERFIIERLTTIPGVSNIRSSFALKQVRYKTALPLPAAGLTLVDPDESASDWS from the coding sequence ATGAGCACCTCGCCCAAGCGGCTCGACCGCATCGACATCGGCATCCTGAACCAGCTTCAGCAGAACGCGCGGATCACGAACGCGGAGCTCGCGCGCGCGGTGAACCTGTCGTCGACGCCGTGCTTCAACCGCGTGCGCGCGCTCGAGAAACTCGGGCTGTTCAGGCAGCAGGTCACGCTGCTCGATCCCGAGCCGCTCGGCCTGCGGATCAACGTGTTCATCCAGGTCAGCCTCGAGAAACAGGTCGAGGATGCGCTGCGGCGCTTCGAGGAGGCGATTTCGCAGCGGCCCGAGGTGATGGAGTGCTACCTGATGTCGGGCGACGCAGACTATCTGCTGCGCGTCGTGATGCCGGACATGCGCACGCTCGAACGTTTCATCATCGAGCGTCTGACGACGATTCCCGGCGTGTCGAACATCCGGTCGAGCTTCGCGCTGAAGCAGGTGCGTTACAAGACCGCGCTGCCGCTGCCGGCGGCGGGCCTGACGCTCGTCGATCCGGACGAGTCGGCGTCGGACTGGAGTTGA
- a CDS encoding LysR family transcriptional regulator codes for MLRTGLGELTTFITIAEQRSFSGAARILGVSPSALSHAIRHLEARLGVRLFNRTTRSVALTEAGEQLLLRVRPAVTDLEDALNDAATARNRPSGQIRISASESASRPLIRHVLPGFVARYPDIHVEFVVDSRLIDIVDQGFDAGIRVHEDVPRDMIAVKFGDAVRFITVASPAYLSCHAPPESPQDLTRHRCIRFRFESGAIFRWDLMRNGKNVSVDVDGPMTLGNPNLMVEAALAGIGIAWVTESRVTDHLASGRLVRVLPGWEQNFDSLCLYYPANRHPPAALRLFVEAVREWATQPRPVDNES; via the coding sequence ATGCTCCGCACCGGCCTCGGCGAACTGACGACCTTCATCACGATCGCGGAGCAGCGCAGCTTCAGCGGCGCGGCCCGCATCCTGGGCGTGTCGCCGTCAGCGCTGAGCCATGCGATCCGCCACCTCGAAGCACGGCTCGGCGTGCGGCTGTTCAACCGCACGACCCGCTCCGTCGCGCTGACGGAGGCCGGCGAACAGCTGCTGCTGCGCGTACGGCCCGCCGTCACCGACCTCGAAGACGCGCTGAACGACGCCGCGACCGCCCGCAATCGCCCGTCCGGCCAGATCCGGATCAGCGCATCGGAATCCGCTTCGCGCCCGCTCATCCGGCACGTGTTGCCCGGTTTCGTCGCACGGTATCCGGATATTCACGTCGAATTCGTCGTGGATTCGCGGCTGATCGATATCGTCGACCAAGGCTTCGACGCCGGCATCCGCGTACACGAGGACGTGCCGCGCGACATGATCGCCGTGAAGTTCGGCGACGCGGTCCGCTTCATCACGGTTGCATCGCCCGCGTACTTGTCGTGTCACGCGCCGCCGGAGAGCCCGCAGGACCTTACGCGTCACCGGTGCATCCGGTTCCGGTTCGAAAGCGGCGCGATCTTTCGCTGGGATCTGATGCGCAACGGCAAGAACGTCAGCGTGGACGTCGACGGACCGATGACGCTCGGCAACCCGAACCTGATGGTCGAAGCGGCGCTGGCCGGCATCGGGATCGCATGGGTAACGGAATCGCGCGTCACCGACCATCTGGCTTCCGGGCGGCTGGTGCGCGTGCTGCCCGGGTGGGAGCAGAATTTCGACAGCCTGTGCCTGTACTACCCGGCGAACCGTCATCCGCCGGCCGCGCTGCGGCTGTTCGTCGAGGCCGTGCGCGAGTGGGCGACGCAGCCCCGGCCGGTCGACAACGAATCGTGA